Proteins co-encoded in one Corylus avellana chromosome ca9, CavTom2PMs-1.0 genomic window:
- the LOC132191589 gene encoding thaumatin-like protein 1, translating into MRARILFGLTLALLFIYGAHSATITVTNNCPSTIWLGDLTSAQQPQLSNTGFELASTSLNVPTPWNGRFWARTRCSIDGSGKFTCATTDCGSSQVSCNGNGAAPPTSLVEITITPSGRQDFYDINLVNGFNLPVSVAPQGGSGSCTAPSCAANVNAACPTELQVKTSYGSVISCKSARIEFNQPQYCCTGGYSTSTTCPPTNYSIFFKNQCPRAYSYAYDDAIRLFSCSGGPNYSITFLSLQ; encoded by the exons ATGAGAGCTCGGATACTCTTCGGCCTTACCTTAGCCTTACTTTTCATCTATG GTGCCCACTCTGCTACAATAACTGTAACAAATAATTGTCCATCCACTATTTGGCTAGGAGACCTAACATCAGCTCAGCAACCTCAATTGTCAAACACTGGATTTGAACTAGCATCCACATCATTAAATGTCCCAACTCCGTGGAATGGCCGATTTTGGGCCCGAACTAGATGCTCCATAGATGGGTCGGGAAAGTTCACTTGTGCTACTACGGATTGTGGCTCCAGTCAGGTTTCATGCAATGGCAACGGTGCAGCCCCACCAACGTCTTTGGTAGAAATCACCATAACACCAAGTGGCAGACAAGATTTCTACGATATCAACCTGGTAAATGGCTTCAACTTGCCTGTATCAGTAGCTCCACAGGGTGGTTCTGGTTCGTGCACCGCACCTAGCTGTGCTGCCAATGTGAACGCAGCTTGCCCGACAGAGCTACAAGTGAAAACATCTTATGGGAGCGTGATTAGTTGCAAGAGTGCACGCATAGAATTCAATCAGCCACAATATTGTTGCACTGGTGGTTATAGTACCTCAACTACATGCCCACCTACGAACTACTCTATATTCTTCAAGAACCAGTGCCCTCGTGCCTATAGTTATGCCTATGATGATGCTATTCGCCTCTTTTCGTGCTCCGGTGGACCTAACTATAGTATCACGTTCCTTTCTCTACAATAA